A single Cupriavidus sp. D39 DNA region contains:
- the pth gene encoding aminoacyl-tRNA hydrolase, producing the protein MIKLIVGLGNPGAEYEATRHNAGFWLVDQLARMGGVTLRVEGRFHGLAARARLWDQEIWLLKPSTFMNRSGLSVVSLARFYKILPDEILVAHDEMDLPSGTVKLKRGGGAGGHNGLKDISAHLTTQDYWRLRVGVGHPRNSAGGAGEREDVINFVLKPPRREEQQAIDEAIDRSVAPLGLLAKGESERAMLELHTNR; encoded by the coding sequence ATGATCAAACTCATCGTCGGCCTCGGAAACCCCGGGGCGGAATACGAAGCCACACGCCACAATGCCGGCTTCTGGCTGGTCGACCAGCTGGCCCGCATGGGGGGCGTCACCCTGCGCGTGGAAGGCCGCTTCCACGGGCTGGCCGCGCGCGCCAGGCTGTGGGACCAGGAGATCTGGCTGCTCAAGCCGTCCACCTTCATGAACCGCTCCGGGCTGTCGGTGGTGTCGCTCGCGCGCTTCTACAAGATCCTGCCGGACGAGATCCTGGTGGCCCATGATGAGATGGACCTGCCGTCCGGCACCGTCAAGCTCAAGCGTGGCGGCGGCGCGGGCGGCCACAATGGCCTCAAGGATATTTCAGCGCACCTGACCACCCAGGACTACTGGCGCCTGCGCGTTGGCGTCGGCCATCCGCGCAATTCGGCGGGTGGTGCCGGCGAGCGCGAGGATGTGATCAATTTTGTGCTCAAGCCGCCGCGCCGCGAAGAGCAGCAGGCCATCGACGAGGCCATCGATCGCAGCGTCGCACCGCTTGGGTTACTGGCCAAAGGCGAGTCCGAGCGTGCCATGCTGGAATTGCATACGAACCGCTGA
- a CDS encoding 50S ribosomal protein L25/general stress protein Ctc, which translates to MKVVAFERSVQGTGASRRLRNAGKTPGIIYGGAAEPKMIELDHNALFHALKKEAFHSSILDLEVEGKAEKALLRAFQMHPFKPLVLHVDFQRVSATDKIHVKVPLHFMNQENAPGVKLGHGIVNHILNELEVSCLPADLPEFIEVDLGNAELGQTLHLSDVKLPKGVSAITHGDENPTIASISLPAGGVSEAAEGETPAA; encoded by the coding sequence ATGAAAGTAGTAGCCTTCGAGCGTAGCGTACAGGGAACAGGTGCGAGCCGCCGCCTGCGCAACGCCGGCAAGACCCCCGGCATCATCTATGGCGGCGCAGCCGAGCCCAAGATGATCGAACTCGATCACAACGCACTGTTCCACGCGCTGAAGAAAGAAGCATTCCACTCGTCGATTCTCGACCTCGAAGTGGAAGGCAAGGCTGAGAAGGCCCTGCTGCGCGCTTTCCAGATGCACCCGTTCAAGCCGCTGGTCCTGCACGTTGACTTCCAACGCGTGTCGGCCACCGACAAGATCCACGTCAAGGTGCCGCTGCACTTCATGAACCAGGAAAACGCCCCGGGCGTGAAGCTGGGCCATGGCATCGTCAACCACATCCTGAACGAACTGGAAGTGTCGTGCCTGCCGGCCGACCTGCCTGAGTTCATCGAAGTGGACCTGGGCAATGCAGAACTGGGCCAGACCCTGCACCTGTCCGACGTGAAGCTGCCGAAGGGCGTGAGCGCCATCACCCACGGTGACGAAAACCCCACTATCGCCAGCATCTCGCTGCCGGCCGGTGGCGTGTCGGAAGCCGCCGAAGGTGAAACGCCTGCTGCCTGA
- a CDS encoding ribose-phosphate pyrophosphokinase, whose protein sequence is MSSEGLMVFTGNANPKLAEAVVQHLGIPLGKAQVGRFSDGEVQVEIQENVRGKHVIVLQSTCAPTNDNLMELMVMVDALKRASARSITAAMPYFGYARQDRRPRSARVAISAKVVANMLEVAGVERVLTMDLHADQIQGFFDIPVDNIYASPVLLGDLREKNYGNLLVVSPDVGGVVRARALAKQLNCDLAIIDKRRPKANVAEVMNIIGEVDGRNCVIMDDMIDTGGTLCKAAQVLKERGALKVFAYCTHPVLSGGAAARIADSELDEVVVCDTIPLRDDAIQSGKIRQLSTASLLAETFTRIVKGDSIMSLFADS, encoded by the coding sequence ATGAGCAGCGAAGGCTTGATGGTTTTTACCGGCAACGCCAACCCCAAACTCGCGGAGGCTGTCGTGCAGCACCTCGGCATCCCGCTCGGGAAAGCCCAGGTCGGCCGGTTCTCCGACGGCGAAGTCCAAGTTGAAATCCAGGAAAATGTTCGCGGCAAGCACGTCATCGTGCTGCAGTCCACCTGCGCGCCGACCAACGACAACCTGATGGAACTGATGGTGATGGTCGATGCGCTCAAGCGCGCCTCGGCACGCAGCATCACCGCGGCCATGCCCTACTTCGGCTATGCCCGCCAGGATCGCCGCCCGCGTTCGGCGCGCGTCGCGATCTCGGCCAAGGTGGTAGCCAACATGCTGGAAGTTGCCGGCGTCGAGCGGGTCCTGACCATGGACCTCCACGCCGACCAGATCCAGGGCTTCTTCGATATCCCGGTTGATAACATCTACGCCTCCCCGGTTCTGCTGGGCGACCTGCGCGAGAAGAACTACGGCAATCTGCTGGTGGTCTCGCCCGACGTCGGCGGCGTGGTGCGCGCCCGTGCACTGGCCAAGCAGCTGAACTGCGACCTGGCCATCATCGACAAGCGTCGCCCCAAGGCCAATGTGGCCGAAGTGATGAACATCATCGGTGAAGTCGACGGCCGCAACTGCGTGATCATGGATGACATGATCGACACCGGCGGCACCCTGTGCAAGGCTGCCCAGGTACTCAAGGAACGCGGCGCGCTGAAGGTATTCGCTTACTGTACCCATCCGGTCCTGTCCGGCGGCGCGGCTGCCCGCATCGCCGACTCCGAGCTGGATGAAGTGGTGGTGTGCGACACGATTCCGCTGCGCGACGATGCCATCCAGTCCGGCAAGATTCGCCAGCTCTCGACCGCATCGCTGCTGGCAGAGACCTTTACCCGGATCGTCAAGGGCGACTCGATTATGTCGCTGTTTGCCGATTCCTGA
- the ispE gene encoding 4-(cytidine 5'-diphospho)-2-C-methyl-D-erythritol kinase has product MSTARPLPPPELRNCPAPAKLNLFLHVTGRRADGYHTLQTVFQLVDWSDTLDFCRRDDGRIERISDVPGVPVESDLIVRAARALQQASGTGFGADIAIAKRLPMGGGIGGGSSDAATTLLALNHLWGLGLGRDELKRIGLTLGADVPFFVHGENAFAQGVGEELTTVELPDSWFVIIHPRQHVPTVAIFSDKRLTRDTAITIIADFTGCTNKFGFGRNDLEAIATVKFREVARALEWLRQYSPHARMTGSGACVFARFNDEQTAQQVLDRLPPEWDGRCAKSLSQHPLATLA; this is encoded by the coding sequence ATGAGTACGGCCCGCCCCCTGCCGCCGCCGGAGCTGCGCAACTGCCCGGCGCCCGCCAAGCTGAATCTCTTCCTGCATGTGACCGGACGCCGCGCGGACGGCTACCACACACTGCAGACGGTTTTCCAACTGGTGGACTGGAGCGATACGCTGGATTTTTGCCGCCGCGACGATGGCCGCATCGAGCGCATCAGCGACGTGCCGGGCGTGCCGGTGGAGAGCGACCTAATCGTGCGTGCCGCTAGGGCCTTGCAGCAGGCTAGCGGCACCGGCTTTGGCGCGGACATCGCCATTGCCAAGCGGCTGCCGATGGGCGGCGGCATCGGCGGCGGATCTTCGGATGCGGCGACCACGCTGCTGGCGCTGAATCATCTGTGGGGGCTGGGCCTGGGGCGCGACGAACTCAAGCGCATCGGGCTCACGCTGGGCGCCGACGTGCCGTTCTTCGTGCATGGAGAAAACGCGTTCGCGCAAGGGGTTGGCGAGGAGCTGACGACGGTCGAATTGCCCGACAGTTGGTTCGTGATCATCCATCCGCGCCAGCATGTTCCGACCGTTGCAATTTTTTCGGACAAGCGCTTGACAAGGGATACAGCGATCACCATAATAGCGGACTTCACTGGATGCACAAACAAGTTCGGTTTCGGTCGCAACGACCTGGAAGCGATAGCAACGGTGAAGTTCCGCGAAGTTGCCCGAGCCCTTGAATGGTTGAGACAGTACAGTCCACATGCAAGGATGACCGGTTCCGGAGCCTGCGTGTTTGCCCGATTTAACGACGAGCAAACTGCGCAGCAGGTACTAGACCGGTTGCCTCCCGAATGGGATGGCAGGTGTGCGAAGAGTTTATCGCAACACCCACTCGCAACGCTCGCATAA
- a CDS encoding tetratricopeptide repeat protein, producing MTTAQFISPRRPLRHRLAATAAAAVAVCALAPLASHAAPANGKPAMKVAAEATTPIRSNPLPPKMPLPAVPLTADILYRVLAAEISTQRGVVGPAYQTYVELARNTRDPRFAQRATEIAFNARSAQQALDAARLWTELAPTSAGARQVLSTLLVLSGRWDEAEPLLALQLNGVPPSHRPEAILQMQQQLSRTSDPAGAAALLQRLVANDLKSAEAHLALARAKETANDIPGALAELDEAQKIRPDFEAAALMAAELRADSAPDQAIAGLKAFVNKAPASVNGHITLARLYLQQNDLQAARSEFETLRTIAPKDPRVPLALGLTSLQSKRYDEAELYLKEYLQLAEQVPAASPDIAYQYLAQIAEEKKDYPAAVAWLDRIDDARLAPAAAVKRAQLLGRMGKLDDAQAVFNDMLADAEDIPEPDQRAQRMTAIRQAEVGMLIDAKSYDRARKVLEERAAAEPDNSDWVYELAMLDEREKRYDSMEKLLRRVIAMQPEAKQGYNALGYSLADRNVRLPEALKLLEKASALGPDDPYIMDSLAWVKFRLGQLQPAAELLRNAYAKAPEAEIGAHLGEVLWQLGQQDEARKTWTEAAKIEPDNVILIDTLRRYNVPLSALSK from the coding sequence ATGACCACCGCTCAATTTATTTCTCCCCGGCGGCCGCTGCGTCACAGGCTCGCGGCCACGGCTGCGGCCGCGGTAGCAGTCTGCGCGCTGGCGCCGCTCGCCAGCCATGCCGCGCCCGCGAACGGCAAGCCCGCGATGAAGGTCGCCGCGGAGGCCACCACGCCAATCCGCTCGAACCCGCTGCCGCCGAAGATGCCCCTGCCGGCGGTGCCGCTGACCGCGGACATTCTCTATCGGGTGCTGGCCGCGGAAATCTCCACCCAGCGCGGCGTGGTCGGCCCCGCTTACCAGACGTACGTTGAGCTGGCCCGCAATACGCGCGACCCGCGCTTTGCGCAGCGTGCCACCGAGATCGCATTCAATGCCCGCAGCGCCCAGCAAGCGCTTGACGCCGCGCGGCTGTGGACCGAGCTTGCGCCGACCTCCGCCGGTGCGCGGCAAGTGCTGTCGACCCTGCTGGTCCTGAGCGGCCGATGGGACGAAGCCGAGCCCCTGCTGGCCCTGCAGCTCAATGGCGTGCCGCCGAGCCACCGGCCGGAGGCCATCCTGCAGATGCAGCAGCAGCTTTCGCGCACCAGCGATCCCGCCGGGGCCGCCGCGCTGCTGCAGCGCCTGGTGGCCAACGACCTGAAGTCGGCCGAGGCCCACCTTGCCCTCGCGCGCGCCAAGGAAACCGCCAACGACATTCCCGGCGCCCTGGCCGAGCTCGACGAGGCCCAGAAGATCCGCCCCGACTTCGAAGCCGCTGCGTTGATGGCCGCCGAGCTGCGTGCCGACAGCGCGCCGGACCAGGCCATTGCCGGGCTCAAGGCGTTCGTCAACAAGGCCCCGGCCTCGGTCAACGGGCACATCACGCTGGCCCGCCTCTACCTGCAGCAAAACGACCTGCAAGCCGCGCGCTCGGAGTTCGAGACGCTGCGCACGATCGCGCCGAAGGATCCGCGCGTGCCGCTCGCCCTCGGCCTCACCAGCCTGCAGTCCAAGCGCTATGACGAAGCCGAGCTGTACCTGAAGGAGTACCTGCAGCTCGCCGAGCAAGTGCCGGCGGCCAGCCCGGATATCGCCTACCAGTACCTGGCGCAGATCGCCGAGGAAAAGAAGGACTATCCGGCGGCAGTGGCCTGGCTCGACCGCATCGACGACGCCCGGCTCGCGCCGGCGGCAGCCGTCAAGCGCGCGCAGTTGCTGGGCCGCATGGGCAAGCTCGACGACGCCCAGGCGGTATTCAACGACATGCTGGCCGATGCCGAGGATATTCCCGAGCCCGACCAGCGCGCACAGCGCATGACCGCGATCCGCCAGGCCGAAGTCGGCATGCTGATCGACGCCAAGTCCTATGACCGCGCCCGCAAGGTGCTGGAGGAACGCGCCGCGGCGGAGCCGGACAACTCGGACTGGGTTTATGAGCTTGCCATGCTCGATGAGCGCGAGAAGCGCTACGACAGCATGGAAAAGCTGCTGCGCCGCGTGATCGCCATGCAGCCGGAAGCCAAGCAAGGCTACAACGCGCTGGGCTATTCGCTTGCGGATCGCAACGTGCGCCTGCCCGAGGCCCTCAAGCTGCTGGAAAAGGCCTCCGCGCTGGGCCCGGACGATCCCTACATCATGGATAGCCTGGCCTGGGTCAAATTCCGCCTGGGCCAGTTGCAGCCGGCCGCCGAACTGCTGCGCAACGCTTACGCCAAGGCGCCCGAGGCCGAAATCGGTGCCCACCTCGGCGAGGTGCTGTGGCAACTCGGCCAGCAGGACGAAGCCCGCAAGACCTGGACCGAAGCCGCCAAAATCGAGCCGGATAACGTCATCCTGATCGACACCCTGCGCCGCTACAACGTGCCGCTCTCCGCGCTGTCCAAGTAG
- the mutM gene encoding bifunctional DNA-formamidopyrimidine glycosylase/DNA-(apurinic or apyrimidinic site) lyase, translated as MPELPEVEVTRRGLLPHVVGRRIAEVVVRHRGLRWPVEPDLESQLAGRVIARIERRGKYLLLECVRPDGEAPGWLLIHLGMTGTLRVLPQAPPPGTHDHLDLILADPEGPGDARSGAGTGLVLRFRDPRRFGAVLWSLLEESQLPTHPLLSKLGIEPFDPRFDGAWLYRLGRGRSAAIKTVLLAGDIVVGVGNIYASESLFAAGIRPTTPAGRLSLARCERLAEAVRNTLARAIERGGSTLRDFVGSDGSSGYFQLDCAVYDRAGHPCRVCGTTIRQIVQGQRSTFYCPTCQR; from the coding sequence ATGCCTGAGTTGCCGGAGGTCGAAGTGACCCGGCGCGGCTTGCTGCCGCATGTGGTTGGGCGGCGCATTGCCGAAGTGGTGGTGCGCCATCGCGGCCTGCGCTGGCCGGTCGAGCCGGACCTGGAGTCGCAGCTGGCCGGGCGGGTGATCGCGCGCATCGAGCGGCGTGGCAAGTACCTGCTGCTGGAGTGCGTGCGCCCCGACGGGGAGGCCCCCGGATGGCTGCTGATCCACCTTGGCATGACCGGCACGTTGCGGGTGCTGCCGCAGGCGCCGCCGCCGGGCACGCACGATCACCTTGACCTGATCCTCGCCGACCCGGAAGGCCCGGGTGATGCGCGGTCCGGCGCCGGCACCGGACTAGTGCTGCGCTTCCGCGATCCGCGGCGCTTTGGCGCGGTGCTGTGGAGCCTGCTCGAAGAGTCGCAATTGCCGACCCATCCGCTGCTGAGCAAGCTTGGCATCGAGCCTTTCGACCCACGCTTTGACGGGGCCTGGCTCTACCGGCTGGGACGTGGGCGCAGCGCGGCCATCAAGACCGTGCTTCTTGCCGGCGACATCGTGGTGGGCGTGGGCAATATCTATGCGTCGGAAAGCCTGTTTGCCGCTGGCATCCGCCCCACCACGCCGGCCGGGCGTTTGTCCCTGGCGCGTTGCGAGCGTCTTGCCGAGGCCGTGCGCAACACGCTGGCCCGCGCGATCGAGCGCGGTGGCAGCACCTTGCGCGACTTTGTCGGCAGCGATGGCAGCAGTGGCTATTTCCAGCTGGATTGCGCCGTGTACGACCGCGCCGGCCATCCATGCCGGGTCTGCGGCACCACCATCCGGCAGATCGTCCAGGGCCAGCGCTCGACGTTCTATTGCCCGACCTGCCAACGCTGA
- a CDS encoding dynamin family protein, whose product MTTLALQFEQYGAWRTGVLNSLAEFRSWLQQHDLYDAQADERVQRIQGVLKSDRLKVAFIAEFSRGKSELINAIFFADYGRRILPSSAGRTTMCPTELRYDEAEAPCIRLLPIETRLQEASTADFLDVDAHWHTVPLDPSSPDGMLDAFRHVVETNRVTREMAESLGLYNENDPDAAYALDADGMVEISRWRHAVINFPHPLLRQGLVILDTPGLNAIGTEPELTLRLIPDAHVVVFMLAADAGVTKSDLDLWRSHVSAGHRKGCLAVLNKIDGLWDPLKSPAETAAEITRQVTTSAHVLGIDESRVYPVSAQKGLVAKVTNDDDLLARSGLPQFEHVLSDQLIPQRREIVADQVQRSVEEMARGAQQLLQSRRRSIVEQLFELRGLRGKNHAMVKHMLMRVQSEKEEFEQSIAKFQALRLVFGRHSADIIKSLQLRDVRRTMRERREQMKERFFSRGMREDMDGLFARLGELVSEADQKIAQLHQLTDSMYRRFNAEHGFTLPAPIQFVTARYVSELQQTLALAHTHFGAMNMLTRTRPQLVQSAFSTIATRVLETFRDLNRDIEIWLKSVMTPLEAQVREHQKQLRRRVDSIERIHEATDTLESRIAQLEEVLNGLDDRSGRIESFSRRILQPDADEGQLRAFAA is encoded by the coding sequence ATGACAACCCTCGCCCTTCAATTCGAACAATACGGCGCCTGGAGAACCGGGGTACTCAACTCCCTGGCCGAATTCCGCTCCTGGCTCCAGCAGCACGATCTCTACGACGCCCAGGCCGACGAACGCGTCCAGCGCATCCAGGGCGTGCTCAAGAGCGACCGGCTCAAGGTGGCGTTCATCGCGGAGTTCTCGCGGGGCAAGAGCGAGCTGATCAACGCAATCTTCTTTGCCGACTACGGCCGTCGCATCCTGCCGTCTTCCGCCGGGCGCACCACGATGTGCCCGACCGAGCTGCGCTACGACGAAGCCGAGGCACCGTGCATCCGGCTGCTGCCGATCGAGACGCGCCTGCAGGAGGCTTCCACCGCCGATTTCCTTGACGTCGACGCGCACTGGCATACGGTGCCGCTCGACCCCTCGTCGCCCGACGGCATGCTGGATGCGTTCCGGCATGTCGTCGAGACCAACCGCGTCACGCGCGAGATGGCCGAGTCGCTCGGCCTGTACAACGAGAACGATCCCGACGCCGCCTACGCGCTCGATGCCGACGGCATGGTCGAGATTTCCCGCTGGCGCCACGCGGTCATCAACTTCCCGCATCCGCTGCTGCGCCAGGGCCTGGTCATCCTCGATACGCCTGGCCTCAACGCGATCGGCACCGAGCCCGAGCTGACGCTGCGCCTGATCCCGGACGCGCATGTCGTTGTGTTCATGCTGGCGGCCGACGCCGGGGTGACCAAGAGCGACCTCGACCTCTGGCGCAGCCATGTGAGCGCAGGCCACCGCAAGGGTTGCCTGGCCGTGTTGAACAAGATCGATGGCCTTTGGGACCCGCTCAAGTCGCCCGCCGAGACCGCGGCCGAGATCACGCGCCAGGTCACAACCAGCGCCCATGTGCTGGGCATCGACGAGTCGCGCGTCTATCCGGTGTCGGCGCAGAAGGGCCTGGTGGCCAAGGTCACTAACGACGACGACCTGCTGGCGCGCAGCGGCCTGCCGCAATTCGAGCACGTGCTGTCGGACCAGCTGATCCCGCAGCGGCGCGAGATCGTCGCCGACCAGGTGCAGCGCTCGGTGGAGGAGATGGCACGCGGCGCGCAGCAACTGCTGCAAAGCCGCCGCCGCAGCATCGTCGAGCAGTTGTTCGAGCTGCGCGGCCTGCGCGGCAAGAACCACGCGATGGTCAAGCACATGCTGATGCGCGTGCAGTCCGAGAAAGAGGAGTTCGAGCAGAGCATCGCCAAGTTCCAGGCGCTGCGGCTGGTATTCGGGCGCCATAGCGCCGACATCATCAAGAGCCTGCAGCTGCGCGACGTGCGCCGCACCATGCGCGAGCGCCGCGAGCAGATGAAGGAGCGTTTCTTCTCGCGCGGCATGCGCGAGGACATGGACGGCTTGTTCGCGCGGCTTGGCGAACTGGTCAGCGAGGCGGACCAGAAGATCGCCCAGCTACACCAGCTCACCGACAGCATGTACCGCCGCTTCAATGCCGAGCATGGCTTTACGCTGCCCGCGCCGATCCAGTTCGTCACCGCGCGCTACGTCAGCGAACTGCAGCAGACGCTGGCGCTGGCCCACACGCACTTCGGTGCCATGAACATGCTCACGCGCACGCGCCCGCAGCTGGTGCAAAGCGCGTTTTCCACCATCGCGACCCGCGTGCTGGAAACCTTCCGCGATCTGAACCGCGATATCGAGATCTGGCTCAAGTCGGTGATGACGCCGCTGGAGGCGCAGGTGCGCGAACACCAGAAGCAGTTGCGCCGCCGGGTCGATTCGATCGAGCGCATCCATGAGGCCACCGACACGCTCGAGAGCCGCATCGCGCAGCTCGAGGAAGTGCTCAACGGCCTGGACGATCGCAGCGGGCGCATCGAATCCTTCTCCAGGCGGATCCTGCAGCCGGACGCCGACGAGGGGCAGCTCAGGGCGTTCGCGGCCTGA